A genomic window from Candidatus Nitrosoglobus terrae includes:
- a CDS encoding glycosyltransferase — protein MKISQIMLSKGFGGAERYFVDLCLALTAAGHQVQAICHPKFQQQGLLEHCPQLTLSSARTYGPWDRWAAHKIKRRIASFQPTLIHTHLARGAWIGGKIAANLDVPSLVNIHNYVKLKRYTYIDTFIPSTIDQEKFLINEGISPEKIVCIPHFSRLQPVDTPHILTNNTPVFATLGRFVKKKGMDVLLRAFAHYINQGGQAKLRIGGAGEEEEALFRLCQDLHLSKQVEFCGWINDISEFLSQADIFILPSLHEAFGIVVLEAMALGVLIITTRTQGPLEILNPEAAYFVEVGDSIGLAKAMAEAAAHPQLAHQKAATALALFKDKYTLAAVLPKILQLYQTIEARSFI, from the coding sequence ATGAAGATTTCCCAGATTATGCTCTCCAAAGGATTCGGGGGCGCAGAGCGCTATTTTGTGGATTTATGCTTAGCGTTAACAGCTGCTGGACATCAAGTTCAAGCCATATGTCATCCTAAATTCCAACAGCAAGGGCTATTAGAGCATTGTCCTCAACTTACCTTGTCATCCGCGCGTACCTATGGCCCTTGGGATAGATGGGCAGCACATAAAATTAAACGGCGAATCGCCTCTTTTCAACCTACACTGATTCATACTCACCTCGCGCGTGGTGCTTGGATCGGCGGTAAAATAGCGGCAAATTTAGACGTTCCTTCCTTAGTCAATATCCATAACTATGTAAAGCTTAAACGCTATACTTATATCGACACGTTTATACCTTCCACCATTGATCAAGAAAAATTCTTAATTAATGAAGGAATCTCGCCAGAAAAAATCGTTTGTATACCTCATTTTTCACGGCTACAGCCAGTAGATACTCCCCATATCCTTACCAATAATACCCCCGTCTTTGCTACCCTAGGACGTTTTGTAAAGAAAAAAGGTATGGATGTACTTCTACGCGCCTTTGCCCATTATATTAACCAAGGAGGACAGGCTAAACTTCGTATTGGAGGCGCAGGAGAAGAAGAAGAGGCACTATTTCGCTTATGCCAAGATTTACATTTATCTAAGCAGGTGGAATTTTGCGGCTGGATCAATGATATAAGTGAATTTCTAAGCCAAGCAGATATTTTTATCTTACCCTCTCTGCATGAGGCTTTTGGTATCGTGGTGTTAGAAGCTATGGCCTTAGGGGTACTTATTATTACTACTCGTACCCAAGGCCCTTTAGAGATTCTAAACCCAGAGGCTGCTTATTTTGTGGAGGTTGGAGATAGTATTGGATTAGCAAAAGCGATGGCAGAGGCTGCTGCTCATCCTCAACTCGCCCATCAAAAAGCCGCTACCGCTCTAGCATTATTCAAGGATAAATATACACTTGCAGCGGTGCTCCCTAAAATACTGCAACTTTATCAAACAATAGAGGCACGTTCATTTATTTAA
- a CDS encoding glycosyltransferase family 9 protein has protein sequence MEQVLIVKLGALGDVIIAMPHIKQIMEYYSKAKEVWLLTAPEFASLFTEFPYLKIQSFPRRGLKSLAAPIQWIRSQSFQILFDLQGSDRSKTMVALSGANERYGLGSGFPYTHCPPNRGIVAGEVHSFSRLNRLLEAADLPIAPTSPYLGAGGAQYWVVRDWLAQKKLLGRDMILIHAGSSARWESKRWIEAHFITLATILEQQGLAVIWIGGAEDSSLNQKLAQVIGIDASEAFSLLELAALARQARFAITTDSAPMHIIAAAGTPVYALFGPTDWQRSHAVGQKERVLTHSVSCSPCYLPQCPTERAHQCLVALSPEKVLACIRNDGLL, from the coding sequence ATGGAACAAGTACTGATTGTCAAGCTGGGAGCCTTGGGAGATGTGATTATTGCTATGCCCCATATAAAGCAAATTATGGAGTATTATTCTAAAGCTAAAGAGGTTTGGCTATTAACGGCGCCTGAATTTGCTTCTCTGTTTACAGAATTTCCTTATTTAAAAATTCAATCTTTTCCAAGAAGAGGCCTTAAGTCTCTAGCCGCTCCAATTCAATGGATACGCAGCCAATCTTTTCAAATCCTCTTTGATCTGCAAGGAAGTGATCGTAGTAAAACAATGGTAGCGCTTTCTGGCGCGAATGAGCGCTACGGTCTTGGGTCTGGGTTTCCCTATACTCATTGTCCCCCTAATCGGGGTATTGTAGCGGGCGAAGTTCATAGTTTTAGCCGTCTTAACAGATTACTAGAAGCAGCGGATTTACCTATAGCTCCCACTAGCCCTTATCTGGGTGCTGGTGGGGCGCAATATTGGGTAGTTCGTGACTGGCTAGCTCAAAAAAAATTACTAGGACGGGATATGATCCTAATTCATGCTGGTTCTAGCGCTCGTTGGGAAAGTAAGCGCTGGATAGAAGCTCATTTTATCACCTTAGCAACCATACTTGAGCAGCAAGGGTTAGCGGTGATTTGGATAGGCGGTGCAGAGGATTCTAGTCTAAATCAAAAATTAGCTCAGGTGATCGGTATCGATGCTTCAGAAGCTTTCTCTCTCTTGGAACTTGCTGCACTGGCGCGCCAAGCTCGATTTGCAATTACTACTGACTCAGCCCCTATGCATATTATAGCGGCTGCGGGTACTCCAGTGTATGCACTATTTGGGCCTACTGATTGGCAACGTAGTCACGCTGTTGGCCAGAAGGAGCGGGTACTTACCCATTCAGTGTCTTGTAGTCCCTGTTACCTGCCTCAGTGCCCTACAGAGCGGGCACATCAGTGTTTGGTAGCCTTAAGCCCGGAAAAAGTGTTAGCCTGTATTCGTAATGATGGTTTATTGTAA
- a CDS encoding RNA-guided endonuclease TnpB family protein: MYINVLWTQDEALKRFFSKQSKYPRFKKRHQVKSCCYTLDKRRGAKIFKPNDLPKLGKVKVVWSFQEIPVTPNSATVSCNSSGQWFISLQCDYIDVINPPETDKAIGLDFGLTPFIADSNGNRVKPRKFYFKYLRKLKSAQRDLSRKVKGSSNRAKNRIGVARIHQRIASKRGNFLHDLSTSIVRENQVTAIEDLNVRGIMANGKLARAVGDCDWSELRCQLTYKAQWYGRQLMTIGRFERSIGICPDCGSIGEKLLVNVREWECKECHAHHDRDSAAAKVILQKALTCLSACRQDRSGRQDTVRRTGIKACGLADKPEACLV; encoded by the coding sequence ATGTATATTAATGTACTCTGGACACAAGATGAAGCCCTTAAGCGCTTTTTCTCTAAACAAAGCAAATACCCAAGGTTTAAAAAGCGTCATCAAGTAAAGTCTTGCTGTTATACGTTAGATAAACGTAGAGGTGCTAAAATCTTTAAACCAAATGATTTACCGAAACTAGGCAAGGTTAAAGTAGTCTGGAGCTTTCAAGAGATACCCGTAACCCCAAATAGTGCTACGGTATCTTGTAATTCTTCAGGACAATGGTTTATCTCACTTCAATGTGATTACATAGATGTCATTAATCCCCCTGAAACCGATAAAGCGATAGGGTTAGATTTTGGGTTAACCCCCTTCATAGCCGATAGCAACGGTAATAGAGTTAAACCAAGGAAGTTTTATTTCAAGTATCTACGTAAGCTTAAATCTGCACAACGGGACTTATCAAGAAAAGTAAAAGGCTCAAGTAACAGAGCCAAAAACAGAATAGGCGTAGCCCGTATCCACCAAAGAATAGCCAGCAAGCGAGGGAATTTTCTGCACGACTTAAGTACTTCAATCGTACGCGAAAACCAAGTAACAGCAATTGAGGACTTAAACGTGCGTGGCATCATGGCCAACGGAAAGCTAGCGAGAGCGGTTGGGGACTGCGATTGGTCTGAGCTACGCTGTCAACTGACCTATAAAGCCCAATGGTATGGTAGACAATTAATGACCATAGGCCGGTTTGAACGCTCTATTGGCATTTGCCCTGATTGTGGCTCAATAGGTGAGAAACTGCTGGTAAATGTCCGAGAATGGGAATGCAAGGAATGTCATGCTCATCATGATAGAGATAGTGCAGCAGCTAAAGTTATCCTACAGAAAGCACTAACCTGCCTGTCTGCCTGTCGGCAAGACAGGTCGGGCAGACAGGATACCGTGAGGCGCACGGGAATTAAAGCTTGTGGACTGGCAGACAAACCGGAAGCTTGTTTAGTATAA
- a CDS encoding TetR family transcriptional regulator: MVRRTKEDAQETRENILEAASIIFVKKGVAKASLEEIAQEARVTRGAIYWHFKNKMDIFQALHDQLYKPLTDMILQDLEKGHPNPLKQLEELCVKLLIDLEHNAQKKRILTIFFLKCDYSGEMEEILRKQNARKIESFSLFTRYFERAQHKKYLPPETNPKILTLSISCYLTGIAQEYIRNRGYFSLEEQGPAMMRQFFAGFSKKV, encoded by the coding sequence ATGGTTCGGAGGACAAAAGAGGATGCTCAAGAAACACGGGAAAATATCCTAGAGGCTGCATCTATTATCTTTGTAAAAAAAGGAGTAGCTAAGGCAAGTCTTGAGGAGATAGCCCAAGAAGCTAGAGTCACACGGGGAGCAATATACTGGCATTTCAAAAATAAGATGGATATTTTCCAAGCACTTCATGATCAGCTGTATAAGCCATTAACAGATATGATCTTACAAGATTTGGAAAAAGGACACCCAAATCCATTAAAGCAGCTAGAAGAGCTATGTGTAAAATTACTTATAGATTTAGAGCATAATGCTCAGAAAAAACGTATTCTTACTATTTTTTTCCTAAAGTGCGACTACTCTGGCGAAATGGAAGAAATTCTAAGGAAGCAAAATGCAAGAAAAATAGAAAGCTTTAGCTTATTTACTCGTTATTTCGAGCGCGCTCAGCATAAAAAATATTTACCCCCTGAGACTAATCCAAAAATTCTTACCTTATCCATCTCTTGTTATTTGACTGGCATTGCTCAAGAGTATATCCGTAATCGAGGCTATTTTAGCTTGGAAGAACAAGGGCCTGCTATGATGCGGCAGTTTTTTGCAGGGTTTAGTAAAAAAGTATAA
- a CDS encoding MgtC/SapB family protein, whose protein sequence is MQNVFNGIYNELILRLLAALLVGAAIGLERSYHSRPAGFRTCALVCLSTCLLMLITVYETHWLSSAALGHTSMDPTRMAQGIMTGIGFLGAGVIMQDGGSVRGLTTAASILATAAIGILIGIGFYFPAALAALLTLGILSVFKWIETKIPAQSYAYLIVRFAYSDRMPEAEVRHLIAEYGFTMSNLKYWLNGDKEFFEYSMVICTHRASNISRLAEVLGRLKSVKEFHLSPTGEERK, encoded by the coding sequence ATGCAGAATGTTTTCAATGGGATCTATAATGAGCTTATTTTACGGTTATTGGCAGCGCTTTTGGTAGGGGCTGCCATTGGCCTTGAGCGAAGCTATCATAGTCGGCCCGCTGGGTTTCGTACTTGTGCGTTAGTGTGTCTTTCTACCTGCCTACTGATGCTCATTACAGTATACGAAACCCATTGGCTTTCAAGTGCCGCCCTAGGACATACCAGTATGGATCCCACTAGGATGGCACAAGGAATCATGACGGGTATTGGTTTCCTTGGCGCTGGTGTTATCATGCAGGATGGAGGGTCAGTTCGGGGTCTTACTACCGCCGCTTCTATCTTAGCAACTGCCGCTATTGGTATCCTGATTGGTATTGGTTTTTATTTTCCAGCTGCGTTAGCAGCTTTGCTTACTCTGGGGATATTGTCTGTTTTTAAATGGATTGAGACTAAAATTCCAGCGCAGTCCTATGCTTATTTGATCGTACGCTTTGCTTATAGCGATAGGATGCCAGAAGCTGAGGTACGACACCTTATTGCTGAGTATGGTTTTACTATGTCAAATCTTAAGTATTGGCTAAATGGTGATAAGGAATTCTTCGAATACAGTATGGTTATTTGTACCCATCGTGCCTCCAATATCAGTAGATTAGCGGAGGTTTTGGGTCGGCTGAAGTCGGTTAAAGAATTCCACCTCTCACCCACTGGCGAGGAAAGAAAGTAG
- a CDS encoding periplasmic heavy metal sensor, protein MKRLLIAILATSLITGFATANEGKEGDWKQRHHEQMEQALSQIPQDKATLVRNWMQQMKQERKAAHQQLKELHKQVKTIASAETFDKGAFLAKMTQIRQIKSQRAEKYALTAADLGEKLTAQERNTLLKAFKGHDGHGHHNEKQEDQHHSN, encoded by the coding sequence ATGAAAAGATTACTTATTGCTATACTCGCCACCTCACTTATTACTGGATTTGCTACTGCAAACGAGGGTAAAGAAGGCGATTGGAAACAACGCCACCATGAACAAATGGAACAGGCGCTTTCCCAGATTCCACAAGATAAAGCAACATTGGTAAGGAACTGGATGCAGCAAATGAAGCAAGAAAGGAAAGCCGCCCATCAACAGCTAAAGGAGTTACATAAGCAAGTAAAGACAATAGCATCAGCCGAGACTTTTGATAAGGGAGCCTTCCTCGCTAAAATGACTCAAATTAGGCAGATCAAATCCCAAAGAGCAGAAAAATACGCCCTAACAGCCGCTGATCTAGGCGAAAAATTAACAGCTCAAGAACGTAATACGCTGCTAAAAGCCTTTAAAGGTCATGATGGCCATGGCCATCACAACGAAAAACAAGAGGATCAGCACCACAGCAACTAA
- a CDS encoding sigma-70 family RNA polymerase sigma factor encodes MAIASIIQESAISTLAREEDNCGDAILMGWVRQGNHTAFTRLVERHAERFYRLAYRYLQHRQEAEDIVQQSFTRLWGQPELWNPAKQVQFTTWFYRVIINACLDARKGRRIWVEVSEEINDTALLPDDRLQKHEEQRVLEREIQALPERQQTALNLCFYEGISNQEAAEIMGIGLKALQSLLIRAKTTLKERMKICL; translated from the coding sequence ATGGCTATAGCCTCCATTATCCAAGAGAGCGCTATTTCGACTCTTGCTAGAGAAGAGGATAATTGCGGTGATGCCATCCTTATGGGGTGGGTGCGGCAAGGAAATCATACCGCATTCACTCGCCTTGTTGAACGCCATGCAGAGCGATTCTATCGCCTTGCTTATCGCTATCTACAGCACCGCCAAGAAGCTGAAGATATCGTACAGCAATCATTCACCCGATTATGGGGGCAGCCAGAATTATGGAATCCAGCAAAGCAAGTGCAGTTTACTACTTGGTTTTATCGAGTCATTATCAATGCCTGCCTAGATGCGCGTAAGGGGCGACGTATATGGGTGGAGGTGTCAGAAGAGATTAATGATACTGCGTTATTGCCCGACGATAGGCTGCAAAAACATGAAGAACAGCGGGTACTAGAGCGTGAGATTCAAGCATTACCCGAACGGCAACAAACTGCATTAAACCTCTGTTTCTATGAAGGAATCAGTAATCAAGAAGCGGCTGAAATCATGGGCATAGGACTTAAAGCACTACAATCGCTCCTCATACGCGCTAAAACCACATTAAAAGAGCGGATGAAAATCTGCCTGTGA